The nucleotide window AGCCGGAATAATTTCTTCAACTGACACTATTTCCCCTTCACTAATCCCAAAGCGTAAAGCCTGGGCCCGAACTACCGGATTATTAATACTATGTATTCTTACCTTCTGTCCTTTTTTCACCATATCCAGTGGTGCCAAATGGGCCACCTCCATTCACCTCGTTGAGAATGATATTCATTTACTCTATAATTATGATAGTTCATTTGTACTAAATTGTCAAGAGGTCACTAAAAAAGCATTGCCTTTTATATAAGGCAATGCTTGCATCAATCAAATTATGCCTCAGGAACAACTCCCTGAGCCTCTTTTAAGGATAAACTGATACGCTTCTCATCAGATTTTACGTCA belongs to Carboxydocella sporoproducens DSM 16521 and includes:
- a CDS encoding FeoA family protein, with amino-acid sequence MAPLDMVKKGQKVRIHSINNPVVRAQALRFGISEGEIVSVEEIIPAGPIILGRKKQEIAVGRQLAQKILVEIL